A genomic segment from Bubalus bubalis isolate 160015118507 breed Murrah chromosome 5, NDDB_SH_1, whole genome shotgun sequence encodes:
- the E2F8 gene encoding transcription factor E2F8 isoform X2, with protein MENEKENLFFEPHKRGLMKTPLKESTAANIVLADIQPDFGPLTTPTKPKEISQGEPWTPTANLKMLISAVSPEIRNRDQKRGLFDNRNGLPEVKDCLHEHFSGDEYEKSQPSRKEKSLGLLCHKFLARYPNYPNPAVNNDICLDEVAEELNVERRRIYDIVNVLESLHMVSRLAKNRYTWHGRHNLNQTLGTLKSVGEENKYAEQIMMIKKKEYEQEFDFSKSYSIEDPIIKSNTGQNGHPDMCFVELPGVEFRAASVNSRKDKSLKVMSQKFVMLFLVSTPQIVSLEIAAKILIGEDHVEDLDKSKFKTKIRRLYDIANVLSSLDLIKKVHVTEERGRKPAFKWTGPEISPNPSVSGLSPVLPFAASDLEARRSSKENCAKNLFSTRGKPNFTRHPSLIKLVKSIESDRRKINSAPSSPIKTHKAESTQNSAPFPSKMAQLAAICKMQLEEQSSEPRKNVTVQLAGSGHCKPVAPLDTPANAELEMTAPSLIQPLGVVPLLPSPLSPAMPVILPQTPSGTSYAIYLQPAQAQTLAPPPGLSPTVCPTTSSNAMISEDSTDATGESADSDAPKSSASTRPGSLLPGPERQGAKNREREPAREKGSKRASMLEDSGSKKKFKEDQKAPENVSTTLFPSGYLIPLTQCSTLGAESILSSNENSGTLSPNHRIYSSPIAVTPLKLMVSPTSMAAIPVGTSPALSSSHPLPIQNPSSAIVNFTLQHLGLISPGVQVSTSPGPGAVAVSPRIEAVSVTPESAGAQQGGATKCDASILSQNQTNGQSFAGTGAQQPVPVTPKGSQPVAESFFRTPGGPTKPTGSTCMDFDGANHTSVGTLFVPQRKLEVSAEDVH; from the exons ATGGAGAACGAAAAG GAAAATCTCTTTTTCGAGCCACATAAAAGGGGACTGATGAAAACACCTCTGAAAGAATCCACTGCAGCAAATATAGTGTTGGCGGATATCCAGCCTGACTTTGGCCCTTTAACCACACCCACCAAGCCCAAGGAGATCTCCCAGGGAGAACCGTGGACACCAACAGCCAACCTAAAAATGCTCATCAGTGCTGTGAGCCCCGAGATCCGCAACAGGGATCAGAAAAGGGGTCTGTTTGACAACAGAAATGGATTACCTGAGGTCAAAGATTGTTTACAT GAACACTTCTCTGGAGATGAATATGAGAAATCCCAACCCAGTCGAAAAGAGAAAAGTTTAGGATTGTTGTGTCATAAGTTTTTAGCTCGATACCCTAACTATCCCAACCCTGCTGTGAATAATGACATCTGTCTTGACGAAGTAGCTGAAGAACTTA ATGTCGAGCGCCGACGCATTTATGATATCGTCAACGTCCTAGAAAGTCTACACATGGTGAGCCGGCTCGCCAAAAACAGGTACACTTGGCATGGGCGACACAACCTCAACCAGACCCTTGGGACTTTGAAGAGCGTCGGGGAGGAGAACAAGTACGCCGAGCAGATTATGATgatcaaaaagaaagaatatgaacAAGAGTTTGACTTTAGTAAGAGTTACAGTATAGAGGATCCCATCATCAAATCAAACACTGGCCAAAATGGACACCCAGACATGTGTTTTGTCGAACTCCCTGGAGTGGAATTTCGGGCAG cctCTGTAAACAGCCGCAAAGACAAGTCTTTAAAAGTGATGAGCCAAAAATTTGTGATGCTGTTTTTGGTTTCAACACCTCAGATAGTAAGCTTGGAAATTGCTGCCAAGATTTTAATTGGGGAGGACCATGTGGAAGATTTGGATAAAAGCAAGTTTAAAA caaaAATTAGGAGGTTGTATGATATAGCTAATGTTCTGAGCAGCCTGGATCTTATCAAGAAAGTTCATGTGACAGAGGAAAGAGGCCGAAAACCAGCTTTTAAATGGACAGGCCCAGAAATCAGTCCAAATCCCAGTG TTTCAGGTCTCAGCCCAGTCCTTCCTTTTGCTGCCTCTGATTTGGAAGCGAGGCGATCTTCAAAAGAGAACTGTGCCAAAAACCTCTTTTCCACACGTGGGAAACCAAACTTCACTCGACACCCATCTCTCATCAAACTGGTAAAGAGCATAGAGAGTGACCGGAGAAAGATAAATTCTGCTCCCAGTAGCCCTATCAAAACCCACAAAG ctgagagcACTCAGAATTCTGCACCTTTCCCGAGCAAAATGGCTCAGCTCGCAGCTATCTGCAAAATGCAGTTAGAAGAGCAATCAAG TGAACCCAGAAAGAATGTGACAGTACAGCTGGCAGGATCTGGGCACTGCAAACCCGTGGCCCCTCTGGACACTCCAGCAAATGCCGAGCTAGAGATGACGGCACCATCCCTCATCCAGCCCCTGGGGGtggtccccctcctccccagcccattGTCACCAGCAATGCCTGTGATCCTACCTCAGACCCCTTCGGGGACATCGTATGCCATCTACTTGCAGCCTGCCCAGGCCCAAACTCTAGCGCCACCCCCAGGCCTGAGCCCCACAGTCTGCCCCACCACCTCTTCTAACGCTATGATATCAGAGGACTCCACTGATGCCACCGGCGAGAGTGCAGACAGTGATGCCCCAAAGTCCAGCGCATCCACCAGGCCTGGAAGTTTGCTGCCAGGGCCGGAGAGACAAGGTGCAAAGAACCGAGAGAGGGAGCCAGCTAGAGAAAAAGGCTCCAAGAGGGCAAGCATGCTCGAGGACAGTGGTtccaaaaagaaatttaaagaagaCCAGAAAGCACCTGAAAATGTCTCCACA aCCTTGTTCCCATCAGGATACCTAATCCCTCTCACCCAGTGCTCAACCCTGGGGGCAGAGTCCATTCTGTCTAGTAATGAAAACTCAGGTACACTTTCCCCAAATCACAGGATCTACAGCTCCCCGATTGCAG TAACACCTTTGAAGCTAATGGTCTCACCAACTTCCATGGCAGCCATCCCTGTCGGGACCAGCCCGGCTCTCTCTTCGAGCCACCCACTTCCCATCCAGAACCCGAGCTCAGCCATTGTAAACTTCACCCTGCAGCACTTGGGCCTCATCTCCCCCGGTGTGCAGGTGTCCACCAGCCCTGGACCCGGAGCCGTTGCCGTGTCGCCAAGAATAGAGGCTGTTAGCGTCACACCCGAAAGTGCAGGCGCTCAGCAAGGAGGGGCCACCAAGTGTGACGCCTCCATCCTGAGCCAGAACCAAACAAACGGACAATCATTTGCAGGGACAGGGGCACAACAG CCTGTTCCTGTGACACCCAAAGGGTCCCAGCCAGTGGCCGAAAGCTTCTTCCGTACTCCAGGTGGACCAACAAAGCCAACAGGCTCCACCTGCATGGATTTTGATGGTGCTAATCACACCTCCGTAGGAACTCTCTTCGTCCCACAGCGAAAACTGGAAGTCTCAGCGGAGGATGTCCATTAA
- the E2F8 gene encoding transcription factor E2F8 isoform X1, translated as MENEKENLFFEPHKRGLMKTPLKESTAANIVLADIQPDFGPLTTPTKPKEISQGEPWTPTANLKMLISAVSPEIRNRDQKRGLFDNRNGLPEVKDCLHEHFSGDEYEKSQPSRKEKSLGLLCHKFLARYPNYPNPAVNNDICLDEVAEELNVERRRIYDIVNVLESLHMVSRLAKNRYTWHGRHNLNQTLGTLKSVGEENKYAEQIMMIKKKEYEQEFDFSKSYSIEDPIIKSNTGQNGHPDMCFVELPGVEFRAASVNSRKDKSLKVMSQKFVMLFLVSTPQIVSLEIAAKILIGEDHVEDLDKSKFKTKIRRLYDIANVLSSLDLIKKVHVTEERGRKPAFKWTGPEISPNPSVSGLSPVLPFAASDLEARRSSKENCAKNLFSTRGKPNFTRHPSLIKLVKSIESDRRKINSAPSSPIKTHKAESTQNSAPFPSKMAQLAAICKMQLEEQSSEPRKNVTVQLAGSGHCKPVAPLDTPANAELEMTAPSLIQPLGVVPLLPSPLSPAMPVILPQTPSGTSYAIYLQPAQAQTLAPPPGLSPTVCPTTSSNAMISEDSTDATGESADSDAPKSSASTRPGSLLPGPERQGAKNREREPAREKGSKRASMLEDSGSKKKFKEDQKAPENVSTTLFPSGYLIPLTQCSTLGAESILSSNENSGTLSPNHRIYSSPIAGVIPVTSSELTAVNFPSFQVTPLKLMVSPTSMAAIPVGTSPALSSSHPLPIQNPSSAIVNFTLQHLGLISPGVQVSTSPGPGAVAVSPRIEAVSVTPESAGAQQGGATKCDASILSQNQTNGQSFAGTGAQQPVPVTPKGSQPVAESFFRTPGGPTKPTGSTCMDFDGANHTSVGTLFVPQRKLEVSAEDVH; from the exons ATGGAGAACGAAAAG GAAAATCTCTTTTTCGAGCCACATAAAAGGGGACTGATGAAAACACCTCTGAAAGAATCCACTGCAGCAAATATAGTGTTGGCGGATATCCAGCCTGACTTTGGCCCTTTAACCACACCCACCAAGCCCAAGGAGATCTCCCAGGGAGAACCGTGGACACCAACAGCCAACCTAAAAATGCTCATCAGTGCTGTGAGCCCCGAGATCCGCAACAGGGATCAGAAAAGGGGTCTGTTTGACAACAGAAATGGATTACCTGAGGTCAAAGATTGTTTACAT GAACACTTCTCTGGAGATGAATATGAGAAATCCCAACCCAGTCGAAAAGAGAAAAGTTTAGGATTGTTGTGTCATAAGTTTTTAGCTCGATACCCTAACTATCCCAACCCTGCTGTGAATAATGACATCTGTCTTGACGAAGTAGCTGAAGAACTTA ATGTCGAGCGCCGACGCATTTATGATATCGTCAACGTCCTAGAAAGTCTACACATGGTGAGCCGGCTCGCCAAAAACAGGTACACTTGGCATGGGCGACACAACCTCAACCAGACCCTTGGGACTTTGAAGAGCGTCGGGGAGGAGAACAAGTACGCCGAGCAGATTATGATgatcaaaaagaaagaatatgaacAAGAGTTTGACTTTAGTAAGAGTTACAGTATAGAGGATCCCATCATCAAATCAAACACTGGCCAAAATGGACACCCAGACATGTGTTTTGTCGAACTCCCTGGAGTGGAATTTCGGGCAG cctCTGTAAACAGCCGCAAAGACAAGTCTTTAAAAGTGATGAGCCAAAAATTTGTGATGCTGTTTTTGGTTTCAACACCTCAGATAGTAAGCTTGGAAATTGCTGCCAAGATTTTAATTGGGGAGGACCATGTGGAAGATTTGGATAAAAGCAAGTTTAAAA caaaAATTAGGAGGTTGTATGATATAGCTAATGTTCTGAGCAGCCTGGATCTTATCAAGAAAGTTCATGTGACAGAGGAAAGAGGCCGAAAACCAGCTTTTAAATGGACAGGCCCAGAAATCAGTCCAAATCCCAGTG TTTCAGGTCTCAGCCCAGTCCTTCCTTTTGCTGCCTCTGATTTGGAAGCGAGGCGATCTTCAAAAGAGAACTGTGCCAAAAACCTCTTTTCCACACGTGGGAAACCAAACTTCACTCGACACCCATCTCTCATCAAACTGGTAAAGAGCATAGAGAGTGACCGGAGAAAGATAAATTCTGCTCCCAGTAGCCCTATCAAAACCCACAAAG ctgagagcACTCAGAATTCTGCACCTTTCCCGAGCAAAATGGCTCAGCTCGCAGCTATCTGCAAAATGCAGTTAGAAGAGCAATCAAG TGAACCCAGAAAGAATGTGACAGTACAGCTGGCAGGATCTGGGCACTGCAAACCCGTGGCCCCTCTGGACACTCCAGCAAATGCCGAGCTAGAGATGACGGCACCATCCCTCATCCAGCCCCTGGGGGtggtccccctcctccccagcccattGTCACCAGCAATGCCTGTGATCCTACCTCAGACCCCTTCGGGGACATCGTATGCCATCTACTTGCAGCCTGCCCAGGCCCAAACTCTAGCGCCACCCCCAGGCCTGAGCCCCACAGTCTGCCCCACCACCTCTTCTAACGCTATGATATCAGAGGACTCCACTGATGCCACCGGCGAGAGTGCAGACAGTGATGCCCCAAAGTCCAGCGCATCCACCAGGCCTGGAAGTTTGCTGCCAGGGCCGGAGAGACAAGGTGCAAAGAACCGAGAGAGGGAGCCAGCTAGAGAAAAAGGCTCCAAGAGGGCAAGCATGCTCGAGGACAGTGGTtccaaaaagaaatttaaagaagaCCAGAAAGCACCTGAAAATGTCTCCACA aCCTTGTTCCCATCAGGATACCTAATCCCTCTCACCCAGTGCTCAACCCTGGGGGCAGAGTCCATTCTGTCTAGTAATGAAAACTCAGGTACACTTTCCCCAAATCACAGGATCTACAGCTCCCCGATTGCAG GTGTTATTCCAGTGACATCATCTGAACTCACTGCTGTTAATTTTCCCTCTTTTCAAGTAACACCTTTGAAGCTAATGGTCTCACCAACTTCCATGGCAGCCATCCCTGTCGGGACCAGCCCGGCTCTCTCTTCGAGCCACCCACTTCCCATCCAGAACCCGAGCTCAGCCATTGTAAACTTCACCCTGCAGCACTTGGGCCTCATCTCCCCCGGTGTGCAGGTGTCCACCAGCCCTGGACCCGGAGCCGTTGCCGTGTCGCCAAGAATAGAGGCTGTTAGCGTCACACCCGAAAGTGCAGGCGCTCAGCAAGGAGGGGCCACCAAGTGTGACGCCTCCATCCTGAGCCAGAACCAAACAAACGGACAATCATTTGCAGGGACAGGGGCACAACAG CCTGTTCCTGTGACACCCAAAGGGTCCCAGCCAGTGGCCGAAAGCTTCTTCCGTACTCCAGGTGGACCAACAAAGCCAACAGGCTCCACCTGCATGGATTTTGATGGTGCTAATCACACCTCCGTAGGAACTCTCTTCGTCCCACAGCGAAAACTGGAAGTCTCAGCGGAGGATGTCCATTAA